The Capsicum annuum cultivar UCD-10X-F1 chromosome 3, UCD10Xv1.1, whole genome shotgun sequence genomic sequence TTTTAAATAAAGAAACTTGCACAGGAAATTAGTGGGATTAGCCTGCAATCATATCTTTTGTtcatattcaatattttattgaCAAAGTAATCGGCCCTTGTCCTCAATCTTCATAACTATCGAAAATCTTATAGAGTGATTAGGCCTATAGTATGCTTACAAAGCCCTtatataatatctttctttgattaTTCAATACCAAGGATTGGTGAAAACAGTACTAAAATAGATGTCACTCCAATGAACACTCTAGGTATACACATTCAAGCAGTGTATATGCTGCGAAATCAAACAAATGAAATTCCACAAATAGCAAAAGGAATGATATTTCAGCAAGATTTTCACCAGAAAATTTCGATCATCCAGCTGTAGAGAACATGCGAAATTGACAGCATTGCGAAATGATCTGTCTCCTGCATCACCAGGCTCGCTTTTTACAGCTTGGCTATTACCAATGACAGCCTCAGGATAACCTTGACCATCTGTCACTGCcattttttggttcttttcctgCATTTGCTCATGCAGTATGCAGCAAATAAGAAAGTAGCAGGAAGGATGGTCGAAGGGGATGATGAACAGTTATGAGGAAAGGATATCAAATgaattataaactaaaaatatgaaaatgttaTACCATTTAACTTTTTAGGAGGGCAACGTGTCTCTGGTGCTATCTCCTTCAATTCTCTCATATCTACTCTTGCTCTCTTACCTGCATGATGCAAAGCCCCTCAATTAACAGGTAgagatcttcaaaaaaaaaaaaggataaaggaAAGTCTAGTCTCACAAGTAGGTCAACAGAATAATAAAACTATATTTGAGACAGCAGAACAAAAATATGCTTAATATGAGAGACTGGAAACTTACCAAATTGAGATGCCAAAGTTGTGGCGACTGGCTGCAGTCCAGCCCTTTCAGACTCTGGTACAGCAGTAACTGAGGGTGTTGAATTCCATTTTTCCAGTGACAGCTCATCATGGGAAGTTGCTGTAGAATTAGTTCTCGGCCTTTTCTTCCCCGTGCAAGTGCCAGTGTCAAAGTTGATCTTTTCACATCCACTTCTTTCAAATATCTGAACAACGAAGTGCTGACACTGAATATAGTGGAAAACCAAGAAATTTCCCAATTTTAGACCATGCTCTGATGAAAATGTACGCCATCCTTGCCGAATTGCAAGCGAGCCATCATGGTTACATATTCCCACCCTCCATCGCTGTCCACTTGAGTCCTCCAGATAAGTTTCTTGATCAGTCAAGTGAGAGACCAATTGAGCAAAACTGGGAGGAAAGTGCTGAAAAGTTTGTTCTTTTAGAATAAGAATGGCTATAAACTGATATGTAACTCAAAATCAAGGTTAAAGAAATAAGATGTCCACCGCACCATTGGAAGTGTTTGAATTGTAGATTGAGCATTTGGTTAtcataaaaatctcaaaaatttgagACCAATTTAAAttgcataaaataaatttatgcaATTGAACATAGAATCTTTCACAGTTCTTGGCATTGCCTATGAAGTGTCAAACCACCTAAACATATTCACCACCATAACCTCATAGCTAGACCAGGATGAAGAAGAAGGTAATCCACGTACTTGCCAGCCTCCTCGCACTTGTAACACTAGCTGATGCAAACAATTTCTGCTTTCTAAGATTTTTCGCCATCAAGATCACCCCTCTAGCAGCTAGTCAAGTGAAAAAATACACCACCTTTGGCATATTTGATATCCATAGCATAACAAGGAAGTACATCCTCTTCTCTAACCAAAGTTTCTCATAACAGGGCTTACATAGAACATTTCATTATTCCCCATACCCCACGACAAAGGATCAGGATTATCTAGCGGTGTCGCTTACGAGTAGAGCCAATAATCTTTGTAACTTAGTCACCTTCCAATCATAGAAGTCCCTCCTAAATCTCAAGTCCCGAAAAATATATCCACCTTGTGGCCCCCGCTTTGTTGGATGGCCAAGTCTCAGTGgaaagaaattctatatatatgcTCGGGAATTCATCTTGCAATAAATTATTCACACATCAAGTATTTCTTCCCAAGTCCTATGGCCAAGTCTCTTTGGAAAGAAATTCTGCATAGGCTCAGGAAGTCATCTTGCAATAAATTATTCACACATCAAGTATGTTCCCAGAAGTTACTCTCTTCCCAAGTCCTATTTTGAATAAGATATTTACAGTGAAATATTCCCATCCCTTCGTGATATTCCCCAACAAACTACACCCCAAAAAGCATAGTTATATCTCTAGTTCTCCAATCCACTTAAATTACCCCACATATATCAACAATGCCGCTCCCCAAAAAGCATGTCCCTCCACTCGAATCTCCATATCATTTGCCTAACAAAGTTTTGTTAAAGCTGCTATATCTTTAATTCCAAAGTGAAACTTCCTTGCCCATCCGTCGCATcccaaagaaaatttttttgaatattgttCAACTTTACTGTGACCAAAGGAAATGCTCGATAAAGTTCTTGTCATAAGCACTTCCTTTACATTTTTGGACGAGTATCTTTCCCGACACCCTGTGAATCTCTTCTCAACTCTCTGAAGAACCAGATTTCATACCATATGATCCTTGTTTGATGTGGTTGGCGATAATCCAAGATAGGTAGTCGGGAGGGCCCCAATCCTGCAGCATAAATGCTGGGCAAGCAAGCCAATGTCATCCACTTCCCTAATGGGAATAATCTCACAAtatctcaaattaattttaacGTCTGACACCACCTGGAACCAAGTTAAACTAGGCCTAAATCATCCAGTTGGGTCTCGTTTGCATCACATAAAAACGAAGGCATCATCCGCTAACATTGAGACAACAAGGCGCAACAAGAAGAGGAACTGGTAGGGTTTCTCAGTCCATTGCATAACAGCAAGTGACAAACTGAGATTATCACACTTATTCCCGAAACCCATCACACTTAGCCACACGTTCTCAGCTCTAAAATAAGATCTCGTCCATCTTCCTTTACTTCCATCCAGCATGATAGGTGAATGGTCCAAAAATAGTAGTGGAAGAGGAAACTGGATCACATTGGGAGCCAACTCCTCCCAAAATGAAGACACTAGGAATTTGTCTAGTCTCATTTAGATAGAGTCCTTAAGCCTGGACCAAGTGAAAAAGACACTTGCCAAATGAAAAAGatcatcaataacctataatgACTCCTCCATGGCCCTGGACACAACCTCACACCCAAACCTCTCCATCTCAGCTCTTAACTCCTCCCATAGGGATTCTTTGACCCCTCCCCTATAGGTCCATAGCTACCACCCAAATCCCCACTCCTTTCCATTGCTAATATATCTAAACCAGACCCGTACCTCAAGTTCCCCATTGTTAACACCTACATTCCAACTTTTTTATCATCCCAGGGAATGAGTGTTCCCCCCACACTTTCCCCAACCAAAATATAGTCATAATCATACTTCACCAACCTTCCTCCCTCCCTCCCCTACATACACATATCTGATAACGCTATCTGAAAAGTCTCCAGTTCTCATTTTGAATATATATCACGTTATCTCCTCATCCTCTAAAGCCTATGTTTTTATAACTGTGGTGTCCGTACCAGCTTGcccgcacctcgactaattccacagaATACCTATCACCTCTCATCAACAATAAAAATCagataactctatccaccaaggatGGGATTGATGGTGTTATGATCTCAATAATAGTCGATCAAATGTAATTGTTTGGATTTGAAGTCGGGAATAGAAAGCAAATAGAAACGTGCGAGATTGAGAATAAACGGTCGAGATTACTCAATTTTAAAAGAATCGCAAGGGTCGTGATGATGCCACCTGGCAAGGTGGTTATATATACACATCATAGGAGAGAGAAGAGCATAACCGAAATCTGGCATTCCAAATTCTCTCTGGTGTTCTTCCCTCTCTTCTCAATTCATTTCTCTCGTCATCTAAAATCTAACTTTCTCTTCTCTTCGATCTCCTTCTACATTCTTCCCTCATCTAATTTTGTTGGTTATCATGGTTATCATGAATCATTTAGTTAGTTTCCATTAATTGTAGTTTCCATTTCCTTGTAATCGAGTTCCATTTGTCCATTTTTCCGTCTATCAGAAAATCAGAAAatcttcaaaatattttagtGTGTTTAATCGTTGCGATTTACTTTATATCTCAATCGAGATAATTCAATGGTTTTAATAAATCTCCTACTACAGTTCGTCcataacaattggtatcagagacacGAACCTGTCTCGACTATGGGTAGTAATTCGAAGATGTTTGCAGAATCGACTTTGACTGAATTGGTTGAACGCAACAATGCCAATAGAAGGGCACCTATGGATGGAATTTCAAGAATAGTTGTGGATTTAAAACAATTTCAGAGGTGGTGTGAGGATTGCACATGCAGTATTAACTACCAATGCAACTCTTGTGTCTATGGGTGTGTACGCAGTGTTAACTGCCAATGTTGCTTTTGTCTTGATGTATGTTCAAGGGAAATGAATGAAGGGGAAACCCAAGCTGAGGTGGTTTCAGATGACTGCTATGGCTGAACTACTGAAGGTTGAAAATAACAGTAAGATTGATTCATAATACAATGAGGACCAGGTGTTCGAAGAATGTCCTCAACGGGTCGAATCTGAAGTTCTCCTTGATCTTCACTCCATCCAAAATGCAAACACCAAGAAGACCGAGATCCTGAACTCACATCTGGATTCACGACtttatgttcttgctattgaggATACAAGACCGAAATTGATGGGTCTCAACGATCTGTCCAGTTATTTTAATGTAATGAAACACCTTGAGTCTGCACCTTCATCAATTTCAAGTAAGGTACTTCTTGACAAGTAGATTGGTGCCACGCTATTCGATATAAAGGCAGAGAAGGATATTTTGGCAGCATTTTGGGTTCCTCGTGCAACTATTGGTTCACTCCACATGTTTTGGGTGTATACATTTGTAATTGGGTTGATACTGGGCAGGTTTCTGGGCTTTCCCTGATAGGGGAAAATTGggtgtgtatttatttatttgagttttgcttttcagcTTTGTCGATGGCTATCTATTTCTGAATGTTGTAAATGCTAAAGCAAAGCTATCAACTCCAGTGTTGAGAAATCAGAGGATTTGGAGAAGTGTGCATCAACACTAATTGAAATCGAAGGTGCTGAGATTTCTAAACCAACGGATAAATCTAGTGAGTTTGTATGTCCCACTGAAAGGTGCAATGAGTGAATTGATAGTATCATAGTTGAGGCACGAGAGAAAACCACCAAAATTGTTTGTATTGAAGCCACACGAGAGCAGTCGGACAATCAGAAACAGGAGCAAAATGTAGATGTGGAAGCATCGTCAACGTTCCTCCCGACACCTTTACAAATTCGCTAAATGGCAAAGATGAGGTATATCGTGGCTGCTCACGTGAATGTTGAAGTAGAAGGTAAAACATATGTTTACTTGCTTGTTAATGAGTTGAATTTACAAATTATTGATGAAATCTTTTTGGCTGGTGAACAAATCTTCATAAAGGTATtagtgaaaactaaaataaaagaaatgaaacTAAGTAGTGCTCAAGGATGTTTCTTTAGAGTCAAAACAATGAATACTCCGTCAAAAGTTCATGGCCAAATTCTCAGTGTTGTGGTTAATTGGACTTCAAAGCTATTGTACCTTGTCGTTAATATTGGCCTCAGAGACACTGGTACACAATCAGATCTGGTAGAGAAGTGAGTAGAACATGAAGATGTGGGTATTGTTTTCCTTTATTATAACGATTGTGTTATATGCGTCTTGTTTCAAGAAACACTCGAAAGGAATATAGATTACATGCTAATACCCTTTGGACAATACATGGAGCCTCCACCTATTGTTGTTACTCTGAGAGTACTAATTCGGGCATATTGCTTGAGCAACAAAATGATGGATGATgtgatgattttatctaaagagTTATTTGTCATATTAGTCGATGAGGAGGAAAACTTCTATGCTATGGCATTAAATAAAAGTTGTGGCGTGCATGGAAATGGAGGTTATACTACCTGATTTGGCGTGAAGTTGAGTGTTCCTAGTCTCCCAGTGATGTTGCCTTTGTTGGTAGACTTGATGCTTATGATAATCTTGCAAAACTAATGCAAAAGAGTGTTCCAAAGACAAGGAGAGTTCTTATGATGCAAAATTTGTTATCATTGCCATTTGATCCGGGTGGTACCATTCTAAAGTATCATACCATTGTGGAAACGGTTGTTTATCTGTCTGCATGCTATGTAAAGTGGGGTGTCTATTGGACTGCAGCATCTGCAAGACAATGTGTTCGAGTTGTCTTAACTTCTATGGTAGACTTGGAAATGGGCAGGTACAGTCGAGTCAAAGTAGGAATTTTCAGTCTAGGAACATTTTGTTTAGTAGAGTTTGCAAGGAACTTGGTTACAGCAATCCGGGTTGCAGTTGGACTACATATTTTTTGTCAAACATCACAAGTTCTGCTAGTCTAAGGGGTGGAGTTACAAAGGTCCGCAAAGTAGCAATTGATTTACAACTCACTTTTTATCCAGGTGGTGTATTGATGGGCCTGGAAAAAGGGACCGAATTCATGAAAAACTTTTGCCGTTTGCGTGATTCGAGACTTTAATGTTTCTACACCAAGTGATTATAGAGTTGAACAGAGGGGTACATTCGTGTCAACAAAAGATGTAGCCATTACAGAATGGAGAAAAATTTTTATCTGGGACACATAGTCGATCCTCCTTGCCACAAGTTATATTCAGATGCCACAAGTTATATTCAGAGATAATCAACTTAGGAGTGCTGATCTTGGAGAACAATGTTTGCAATTTCCTTTTGATCCTGGTTGCCTCAGTTCTGCATTTTGAAATCGCTTCAAAAATTCCAGGTATTGATTTTGATCCTTGAGGACAAGGATCATTTGAAGAAGGGTATGATATGATCTCAataatagtcaatcaaatatagtTGTTTGGATTTGAAGTCGGGAATAGAAAGCAAATAGAAACGTGTGAGATTGAGAATAAAGGGTTCAGATAACTCAAGTTTAAATGAATCACAAGGGTCATGATAATGCCACGTGGCAAGGTGGTTATATATACACATCATAGGAGAGAGAAGGGCATAACTGAAATCTGGAGGGCATAACTGAAATCTGGTATTCCAAATTCTCTCTGGTGTAATTCCCTTTCTTCTCAATTCATTTCTCTCGTCATCTAAAATCTAACTTTCTCTTCTCTTTGATCTCCTAAATTTTTCCCTCATCTAATTTTGTTGGTTATCGTGGCCATGGTGAATCATTTAGTTAGTTTCCATTTCCTTGTAATCGAGTTTCATTTGTCCATTTTTCAGTTTATCAGAAAATCAGAAAATTCCCAAAATATTCTTGTGTGTTTAATCGTTGCGATTTACTTTAGATCTCAGTCAAGATCTTACAGATGGAAAGACATCACCCTACTTTGATGATGGCCCTTTTGCTGCGGTCATTCATCTCTTACATTCCAACTAATAATTACAATCCTTCAACATTCAACATATTTTGCTCCCTCTCTTTACCCCTTCCTCTCCCTTCATATTTTCGCCATCACATCCTTATTTCACCTTCCATACACCACAATCTTACCTCCCCAATTATGTGCCACAGTAAGTAACCTCTTTTTCTCTCACCAATTCTTTTTCACTCAAGAAGGGGAGCCTTGtggtaactggtaaagttgctaccatgtgaccaggaggtcacgggttcacgCCAGGGGTGGACCTACATAGGTTCAAGTGGGTTCATATGAACCCACTTCGTCGAAAAATTACactgtatatatacgtatatataagcAGTTTTTACAAATGTAAAAGgtatatattatttattgaacCCGTCAGGCGCACAAGAGGAGTGCCCAGCCCAGTGGTTGTGGGTTTAATTCCTGACACGTGGGTCACGTATTCGATCCCTTGTAAagcttttttaaaattattttatgcaaCAACCAACTTAAGTAGCTTCTTTTATATATTGAACCCGATATATATTATCTATTGAACCCGTTAAGTACAATAGCAGCGCCCAGCCCAGCGGTTGTGGGTTCAATTCCTAACACCTGGGTCGCGTGTTTGATTCCTTGTAaggcatttttttaattattttatgcaaCAGCCAGTTTAAGCATTGAACCCACTTAGTGAAAAGTCTGGGGTCGCCACTGGTTCATGCCTAGGAAACAACCTCttacagaaatgcaaggtaagactgcgtataatagacccttgtggtcgggCCGTTCCCTAGACATGCGCATAAtgagagctttagtgcaccggattGCCCTTTTTAAAATTCTCTTTCACTAAAATCTCCATCCCCTCTCGCCTCATAATCTAAACATCTCAACCgatcaaataatttttggtaAAACAACCCTTCAGCACTAGAAGCAAAAGGAAATGAGTTCCCCTGAGAAAGACCCGTCACGTCCGGCATCCCCTGCGTCAGAGGGCATACAcccacccacccccacccccaaaaaacAAAAACACCACTACAAGAAAGAAGAAGCAAATTCCCGGATTTATAGAAACGACCAGCAGCTTCGTCAGAGGACTCTTTCCCTCAAAAGCAATCCCCCAGTACCCTATCTGGCTAATTATTAAATATTCATCAGACTAAAAAAAGGAAATCAATTATGTAGCATTACAGGACCAAATAACTCAAGTATCTGATTTTAAGGTTCTATTAGTTTTTCTCTAAGCACAAATATTTCATTTTGGAATTTTAACGTCTTTGAAGACTGACTTGCATCTTTTGTTGATCAGTTTTAGTAGAATATGTAATCAACTTAAAAGAACTCTTTTCACTTTGGTTCAGTTCTTAAGAAGTTATTCCCCTGATTTACACTTAGCAGAAACACACCTGAGAAAAACTAATCCAGATTCCGGTGTTAAACAAGAGGTTCAGGATTCTTCAATTGTTAGCAATTTGGACGGCCTGTTTTGTCTCTATTGAAATTTTCAACAATACAGATCAGGATCACTTGAAAGTGAAAAGGAGTATAAAGTTTTTTTTAATGAACTTGAGTGGTTGTAAAGACTTTCGAAATGTTATTTGTGCAGCAGACTCGAGCTGATGATTGAAGAATGATGAGACAAATTTATCCCATTCTAGAACTGAAAGGGCCTTCCCCCTTATGACTAGCTTGAAAGCTTAGTCTTATTTCTCCATCACAAATCTACATAAGGTTGTAATgcttcaaaagatttaaatgtcCCATGAGTAGGTAGGCCCTGTACTCGAATATTGGAAGAATTTACATGGATCACAAGTTGAAGTGGGTATTTTCTAGTCATAGTTTGAATGTCCTTCTGTTTAAGCATCACCAGGTGAAGGGAGAAAAAAGGACTGAATTTATTGATAGAGATTCCAGCAAAGAAGGGTCATCTCTCTAATGTTCCTATTCCTTTCTGTTAGTTTTACCAATTCTATAGGCAGTGTAATCTCTATGAAGTTTGCAATACGAAAGCGCTAAGATGGGCAGAACTCATTCGGCAATTCAAATGAGATTATAAAGTTCTCTTTATCCGAAATCAACGCTCAACTTAGGCTTTGTCAAGGGATTGTGGTCCTAAATGCAGGCAATCCAAATATCTAGGCTGCACTTTTTAAGAGAATGATATGACAGACGAAGATGTAAAAAACAGACTAAAATAGGATGGTTTAAATAGAGGAGTGTTGTAGGAGTGCAATGCAATAGGAAGCTACCAAACCAATTGAAGTTATCTATAACGGTTGTATGAACAGTAATATTATATGAGAGCGCATTTTGGGCAGCTAAAGCTAGAGTGTTGTAGAACTGCAGATGTTAAAATGGGTGTGAATTATACACGATTGGATAAGGCTAGAGATATTCACATCAGACAAACTATGCAAGTAACACACATAAAAGATACAGTAAGAAGGTCGTCTGAGATGTTTTGGCATAGTATTCTAAGTAGGTAGCTCCATAGGTGTGATAGCGTACTTATTAAATGTGCTAAAGAGAAACGAGGAAAGCCTAGaactatgaaaagaaagaaagtttctCCAAATTAACCTCCAAAATACAAGCTATTGGATGTAACAAGTAAATTTGAAAAGTACAAGAACAAAATAAGCAAATATTGTTATTAAACCAATGCTTTCTTTATGAGGCTTTAAACTCAAAAACAGCAGAGAAGAAAAATTAAGTGTAAGATCATATTATACCAGAACTTCGAATAAGAGCACGTCAACCATGACTTTGAAGAAAGAGCTAACAATTGGTGAGGGATCTCTTTGTCCATGCATCAACATGCCCGTGCGGGTGTGGGTGCACATTTCACATGCTTCATTGTACGGGTGAACCATCTCTCTTCTCCGGACAAAGTACGTTGTATTCCCACAAATTTCCTCCCCCTACATAGAGCAAATACAAAATTCATGTAAATATTGGTTGGAGATGGTCCACtggaatggaggaggaggcacaTCGAGATGCCACAAATTTGTTCAGATCCCACTAAATCCTGACTGATGGAAAATCTTTGAAGCAATGGATAAAGATTCAGCAATATGGGTCTCCCCAAGGGACTTACAGATCCCAGGACCGGATATCAGTTGAACAGTCCATGTGAGTTTATATACTCCAACTTCACCGCAGGTTAACGTGTATGTGTACTTGTCAAGTTGCTCAGTATAAATGTGTTTATGCATTTTCTCATCATTGTACAACATATGCATAATGTGAATACATAACCCAAACTCTTaagactgtctatgaagcctctaaacaaaaaataatgacTACATATAGggaataacaaaataagaaatatgtGTCCCCGCGAAAAGCCTAAGTTgcacggactcttcactttctATGCCGCACCCTTATGGGAATCTCAAAAagtacactacttttggagaactCGACACGAACTCGTTGAcaattttgaagagtccgagcaactcaGCCAAAAGCAAGAAGTGGAGCTGCCAAGAGCACGAGAAGAGAAGGATCTCTAGCTTTTAATCTGCTTGTCTGCAAAACTGGCCCCTATGTTAATACCGCAGACCACCGTAAGTTCCCTAAGGAGAACGTCAGTACAATCCCTTGTACTCGGTTAGTCTCAACATTCCCTCACTAAAGTTAGAAGAATTTAAATAAACATGTATGCAATAACACAAAGTTTAAAAGGAAAGCTTAGAAACActctatatataaataatatcataattatgcaaCCACCACTATATTTCGTAGCTAAGTACATCTCCTTCTTAAGCTTTTCATAGTTCCAGTTGACTGAAGTACAACTTAATCATGCCCAGTTGTGGCAATTAGTAATCCTTTATACAGATACTCGTAGCACTTTAAGTCACGACCCAAAAACACAAGTTGTGATGGCACCAATAAGTAAGCCAACCCAATAATTTTACCGGTCCAATTTAATTAATCAAGCGGAAAAGTAAAGAGACAAGCCAATATCTAAAATGCTATGTCCTTCACGATATAAGATGCAAAAATAGCTGAAATACCACCCAAGATTGGTGTCATAAGTACAAGAGTTTCTCTAATAAGATACAAGTCTAAAACTGAAATGACAAGTCTAAATATAAGAATACCCTGTCTGAATACTAAATGACAGAATGAACAAAAAGATAGTTGAAGGTGTGGAAAGCGAAACAACCAAGCAACTCACCACAACTCTGAGATTACACGAGATGTGCTAATGTTCGAAATCGAATCTGCACCACAAGAGAGTGCATTAAGCGTATTACGAATACAAAACCATGTGTACCCAGTATATCTCATAGACCGAGAATGAAAAAGTAGTGATAGGATTTATGCAAGAAATCATTCTCTAAATTTATAAGTTTACACTATACTTAACAGTCAAATTTTCACCGAAACAGGAATAATCAAATGCCACAAAGTGTTCACACATCAGTTAAGCACATAATCAAGCAAGAATGATGTAATGTGATGCAATGCAACTTAATGAGATGATACGCCTCAAATGCCCAGTAATCTCTCAGTCATATATATTGGATACTCCTCGAAAATACATCGAGTTCTAACCCATGGGAGACTCACGAGGTCTATATACCAGCATGGACGGTATCCACGTGCTTGTGCGGATGATCTCAACACACTAGCACAAAATCAATTAATCCTCGGCAAAGACAATCTCCACGTGCCCAACTTATAATCACATAACGATCACAGCACGGATGATCTCCACATGCCCGACCTTTACTCATACCCGAACTCAATGTTAATACATGTGTATAATATAATATCAATGGAACAGGGGATGATGATGCATCTCATTTCAATCAAATTACTGACAGAAATAGTCACCTCGACTATCACAATTTATTTTGATAaggtaaataattatattaacaTTTGGCGGAACCCCGCATACATATGTCAAAAGGAGAGAATCTACACCAAAATATTGTTCTCAACAAAAGAGGTCCAATCCTCTATACAAATTGGGACCTCACAAGTACACCAAAAGTAAACTAAGTGGAAAACACTACTCTTTAATTTTGCAAAATCAAGTTCTACCCCTTCAAAAGCCCTCTTATTCCTTTCTTTCC encodes the following:
- the LOC107863374 gene encoding B3 domain-containing protein Os01g0905400 isoform X2 translates to MVHPYNEACEMCTHTRTGMLMHGQRDPSPIVSSFFKVMVDVLLFEVLHFPPSFAQLVSHLTDQETYLEDSSGQRWRVGICNHDGSLAIRQGWRTFSSEHGLKLGNFLVFHYIQCQHFVVQIFERSGCEKINFDTGTCTGKKRPRTNSTATSHDELSLEKWNSTPSVTAVPESERAGLQPVATTLASQFGKRARVDMRELKEIAPETRCPPKKLNGKEPKNGSDRWSRLS
- the LOC107863374 gene encoding B3 domain-containing protein Os01g0905400 isoform X1, encoding MVHPYNEACEMCTHTRTGMLMHGQRDPSPIVSSFFKVMVDVLLFEVLHFPPSFAQLVSHLTDQETYLEDSSGQRWRVGICNHDGSLAIRQGWRTFSSEHGLKLGNFLVFHYIQCQHFVVQIFERSGCEKINFDTGTCTGKKRPRTNSTATSHDELSLEKWNSTPSVTAVPESERAGLQPVATTLASQFGKRARVDMRELKEIAPETRCPPKKLNGIATKLATCFSRQEEDGKDYYLSQRTR